Proteins from a single region of Pseudodesulfovibrio portus:
- a CDS encoding sensor histidine kinase has translation MHPEKTTSYDRLTRNIVLTVITVSLAPLILVGGVIFDQFRSIYSEKVYSHLSEVVDKHTTHIDAFLGDKLHEIQYLNTAYSYEQLISGDFLTKTLRGMQLQYGRIFVDLGVIDEDGRQVAYAGPYDLLGADYSEADWYRESRGRDASVSDVFEGLRQSPHFIITINNVTGGKPWTLRATVDFLSFSHMVENIRIGETGFAYILNDGGVFQTKPHEDLGSKLVLTPGETILFAEAQKGVTIRHSHGSDNETYVTVSSPLNGGKWKLVYQQNVTDAFSDMARTEYVVLVIFALGGMGIVAMAVFVARKLVSRCRAMDRESEFMNRQMVETGKLAAIGELAAGIAHEINNPVAIMIEEAGWVSDLMKDEAPPMPSRGEVDRALNQVVTQGRRCKDITHKLLSFARQTDPRVTQVSLPELVREVVELSMQRARYGHVDFSLDMDPTLPTVAASMSELQQVFLNLVNNSIQAMEADGGTLTITCGREGNEAVVVVADTGPGIPAANLGRIFDPFFTTKPVGKGSGLGLSICFGIIHQMGGDIEVESTVGEGTRFTVRLPFPPPVDQQARQQEMHHD, from the coding sequence ATGCACCCGGAAAAGACCACTTCATACGACAGACTGACGCGCAACATCGTGCTCACGGTCATCACGGTCTCCCTTGCGCCGCTCATCCTGGTGGGCGGGGTCATCTTCGACCAGTTCCGGTCCATATACAGTGAAAAGGTCTACTCCCATCTTTCCGAGGTGGTGGACAAGCACACCACCCACATCGACGCATTCCTCGGGGACAAGCTGCACGAGATTCAGTACCTGAACACGGCCTATTCCTACGAGCAGCTGATCTCGGGCGATTTCCTGACCAAGACCCTGCGCGGCATGCAGTTGCAGTATGGCCGCATCTTCGTGGACCTCGGGGTCATCGACGAGGACGGTCGCCAGGTGGCCTACGCCGGGCCCTACGACCTGTTGGGCGCCGATTATTCCGAGGCGGACTGGTACCGGGAATCCCGGGGCCGGGACGCATCTGTTTCCGACGTGTTCGAGGGTCTCCGCCAGTCTCCGCACTTCATCATCACCATCAACAACGTCACCGGCGGCAAGCCCTGGACCCTGCGGGCAACCGTGGATTTCCTGTCCTTCAGCCACATGGTGGAGAATATCCGCATCGGCGAGACCGGGTTCGCCTACATCCTGAACGACGGGGGCGTGTTCCAGACAAAGCCCCACGAGGACCTGGGCTCCAAGCTGGTCCTCACCCCCGGCGAGACCATCCTTTTTGCCGAGGCCCAGAAGGGTGTGACCATCCGCCACTCCCACGGCAGCGACAATGAGACCTACGTCACGGTCTCCTCCCCGCTCAACGGGGGCAAGTGGAAGCTCGTCTATCAGCAGAACGTGACCGACGCCTTTTCCGACATGGCCCGCACCGAATACGTGGTCCTGGTCATCTTCGCCCTCGGCGGCATGGGCATCGTGGCCATGGCCGTGTTCGTCGCCCGAAAGCTGGTGAGCCGCTGCCGGGCCATGGACCGGGAGTCCGAGTTCATGAACCGGCAGATGGTGGAGACCGGCAAGCTGGCCGCCATCGGCGAGCTGGCTGCGGGCATCGCCCACGAGATCAACAACCCCGTCGCCATCATGATCGAGGAGGCGGGCTGGGTGAGCGACCTGATGAAGGACGAGGCCCCGCCCATGCCCTCCAGGGGCGAGGTCGACCGGGCCCTCAACCAGGTTGTCACCCAGGGGCGGCGGTGCAAGGACATCACGCACAAGCTCCTGAGCTTCGCCCGCCAGACCGATCCGCGCGTGACCCAGGTGTCGCTGCCCGAGTTGGTGCGCGAGGTGGTGGAGCTCTCCATGCAGCGGGCCCGATACGGGCACGTGGATTTTTCCCTGGACATGGACCCGACCCTGCCGACGGTGGCCGCGTCCATGTCCGAACTGCAGCAGGTATTTCTCAACCTGGTCAACAATTCCATCCAGGCCATGGAAGCCGACGGCGGCACCCTGACCATCACCTGCGGGCGCGAGGGAAACGAGGCGGTCGTGGTGGTGGCGGACACCGGTCCCGGCATCCCGGCGGCCAACCTGGGCCGGATATTCGATCCCTTCTTCACCACCAAGCCGGTGGGCAAGGGGTCCGGCCTCGGCCTGTCCATATGTTTCGGAATCATCCACCAGATGGGTGGTGACATAGAAGTGGAAAGCACGGTGGGTGAAGGCACCCGGTTTACGGTCCGGTTGCCGTTCCCGCCGCCGGTCGATCAACAGGCAAGACAACAGGAGATGCACCATGACTGA
- a CDS encoding response regulator, with product MPSKILIIDDERPTLAMFALFLEAYGYEVFTAASGAEGIEMFRKHAVPIVLTDIKMPGMNGLEVLDAIKKIDPVTEVIIITGHGDMDLAISALGLGATDFINKPIQQAKLDAALNRAKERIRRSHDEKTNYVVRRQGESSVIEICGEVNSKAETRLDDAFSSALREAGKLVLSFTKESSINGAGMALLTQRLLECRDNGKAVALCGLTDDIRKIVDMVGIGKLARIFDTEEEALENS from the coding sequence ATGCCGTCCAAAATACTGATCATCGACGATGAACGCCCGACCCTGGCCATGTTCGCGCTTTTTCTTGAGGCATACGGCTACGAGGTCTTTACTGCCGCCAGCGGTGCCGAAGGGATCGAAATGTTTCGCAAACACGCCGTCCCCATCGTACTCACGGACATCAAGATGCCCGGGATGAACGGCCTTGAGGTCCTGGATGCGATCAAGAAAATCGACCCCGTGACCGAGGTGATCATCATCACCGGCCACGGGGACATGGACCTGGCCATCTCGGCGCTGGGCCTCGGGGCCACCGACTTCATCAACAAGCCCATCCAGCAGGCCAAGCTCGACGCCGCCCTGAACCGCGCCAAGGAGCGCATTCGCCGCTCCCACGACGAAAAAACAAACTACGTTGTCCGCAGACAGGGCGAATCGTCGGTCATAGAAATCTGCGGGGAGGTCAACTCCAAGGCCGAGACGCGGCTGGACGACGCCTTTTCCTCCGCCCTCCGGGAAGCCGGGAAGCTGGTCCTCTCGTTCACGAAAGAATCCTCCATAAACGGTGCGGGCATGGCCCTGCTGACACAGCGCCTGCTCGAATGCCGGGACAACGGAAAGGCCGTGGCCCTCTGCGGGCTCACGGACGACATCAGAAAAATCGTCGACATGGTGGGCATCGGAAAGCTCGCCCGCATATTCGACACAGAGGAAGAGGCCCTCGAAAACAGTTGA
- a CDS encoding formate dehydrogenase accessory protein FdhE yields the protein MEQNLLDKKLTQLRGKSYISEELIDLLDTVTHLQLEELGQADIRLPADNQFATAENVIQGVPLLGRGNFPYDASQAEALLDKVIGLLGNVGGPLADGAAVARAALDSGELKPAELFQKFLEDDHEYFAPWVERMPDAPKTLSFLAFCALGPSIEAAARMLADKLPDVKVPEVGTCPICGSLPLISSLEQKEGFRHATCSFCRHHYRIKRIACPVCGEEDQKKLTFFTVDEEPGFRVDVCETCKTYIKTIDFRELDRVAVPILDDLDSLALDYVAANQGYKRATLSAWGF from the coding sequence ATGGAACAGAACCTGCTGGACAAGAAACTCACCCAACTGCGGGGCAAGTCCTATATATCGGAAGAACTGATCGACCTGCTGGACACGGTGACCCACCTCCAGTTGGAAGAACTCGGCCAGGCGGACATCAGACTGCCCGCCGACAACCAGTTCGCCACCGCCGAAAACGTGATCCAGGGCGTGCCCCTGCTCGGGCGGGGCAACTTCCCCTATGACGCGAGCCAGGCCGAGGCGCTCCTGGACAAGGTGATCGGTTTGCTCGGGAACGTCGGCGGTCCGCTGGCCGACGGCGCTGCCGTGGCCCGCGCGGCCCTGGACTCCGGCGAACTCAAGCCAGCCGAGTTGTTCCAGAAGTTCCTGGAGGACGACCACGAATACTTCGCGCCCTGGGTCGAGCGCATGCCCGACGCCCCCAAGACGCTCTCTTTCCTGGCATTCTGCGCCCTCGGCCCGTCCATCGAGGCCGCGGCCCGGATGCTGGCAGACAAGCTGCCGGACGTGAAGGTCCCGGAAGTGGGCACCTGTCCCATCTGCGGGTCCCTGCCGCTCATATCCTCCCTGGAGCAGAAAGAGGGATTCCGGCACGCCACCTGCTCCTTCTGCCGCCACCACTACCGCATCAAGCGGATCGCCTGCCCGGTCTGCGGCGAGGAAGACCAGAAGAAGCTGACGTTCTTCACCGTGGACGAGGAGCCCGGCTTCCGGGTGGATGTCTGCGAAACCTGCAAGACGTACATCAAGACCATCGATTTCCGTGAACTGGACCGGGTGGCCGTGCCCATATTGGATGACCTGGATTCATTGGCGCTGGATTACGTGGCCGCCAACCAGGGGTACAAGCGGGCGACCCTGTCCGCGTGGGGTTTTTAA
- a CDS encoding VPLPA-CTERM sorting domain-containing protein, with protein MKVVLFKAILFVLAISSYAHAGMIVMNADNAILGFSIDGVAVSLPAESSLGYMGDITTLNVDLDPTVNHVLTWNVHNTGGPIGFLGKVVMNGGETFFSDATTGMWETNFSGTYQIANIDTWNGNLSRYMDDSERAAYGDGYWVAPGSYYAADMLVSFSYTAPTPLPGAVWLLGSGLIGFVGLRRKMNA; from the coding sequence ATGAAAGTCGTTTTGTTTAAAGCAATTCTATTTGTTCTGGCAATTAGCTCCTATGCGCACGCGGGCATGATCGTCATGAACGCGGATAACGCTATTCTGGGTTTCTCAATCGATGGCGTCGCTGTTTCCCTTCCGGCTGAAAGCTCGCTTGGCTATATGGGCGACATAACGACTCTGAACGTCGACCTTGATCCCACGGTTAATCATGTCCTGACATGGAATGTACACAATACTGGAGGCCCCATCGGTTTTCTTGGAAAAGTGGTCATGAATGGCGGCGAGACGTTCTTTTCAGATGCCACCACCGGCATGTGGGAAACCAATTTTTCCGGTACATACCAGATTGCCAACATTGATACATGGAACGGGAATTTGAGCCGCTATATGGATGATTCGGAAAGGGCTGCGTATGGCGACGGCTATTGGGTTGCACCAGGTTCGTACTATGCTGCCGACATGCTCGTCTCTTTTAGTTATACGGCCCCGACGCCACTTCCCGGCGCAGTTTGGCTTTTGGGCTCCGGCTTGATCGGATTCGTCGGGCTGAGGCGGAAGATGAACGCATAG
- a CDS encoding response regulator transcription factor, whose product MSAPEQRTIPVRVLLVDDDQGFTDVLRRRLVRRGLTVRTAGDGGEAFSMIEAEPFDVVVLDVGLPDVDGMQLLRAIKRCSRSIEVIVLTGGDTGTLESFRAGAFDLFNKPAGADVLADRIMEAARSRIGRTPETG is encoded by the coding sequence ATGTCCGCCCCCGAACAACGAACCATTCCCGTGCGCGTCCTGCTGGTGGACGACGACCAGGGCTTCACCGACGTGCTGCGCCGGCGTCTTGTCCGGCGCGGCCTGACCGTGCGCACCGCCGGGGACGGGGGAGAGGCCTTCTCCATGATCGAGGCCGAGCCCTTTGACGTGGTGGTGCTGGACGTGGGGTTGCCGGACGTGGACGGCATGCAGCTGTTGCGGGCGATAAAGCGGTGCTCCCGTTCCATAGAGGTCATCGTGCTCACGGGCGGCGACACGGGCACCCTGGAATCGTTCCGCGCTGGTGCGTTCGACCTCTTCAACAAGCCTGCCGGGGCCGACGTCCTGGCCGACAGGATCATGGAGGCCGCACGGTCCCGTATCGGCCGCACCCCCGAGACCGGCTGA
- a CDS encoding response regulator, whose amino-acid sequence MTWNGTCRPNVRLLIVDDETGYAEVLCKRMARRGVSATPAASGEEAIRILYSDDFDVAIVDLKLEGMDGVEILKVFKLMAPDMPVVMLTGHSSEEARDACMKLGAEGYLSKPIDFERLLIKTLHLGGRRADA is encoded by the coding sequence GTGACCTGGAACGGGACATGCCGACCGAACGTCAGACTGCTCATAGTGGATGACGAGACCGGATACGCCGAGGTGCTGTGCAAGCGCATGGCCCGCCGGGGCGTGTCGGCCACGCCTGCGGCCAGCGGCGAGGAGGCCATCCGCATCCTGTACAGCGACGACTTCGATGTGGCCATCGTGGATCTCAAGCTCGAGGGTATGGACGGCGTGGAAATTCTCAAGGTGTTCAAGCTCATGGCTCCGGATATGCCGGTGGTCATGCTCACCGGACACAGCAGCGAGGAAGCGCGCGACGCGTGCATGAAACTGGGGGCTGAAGGGTATCTGTCCAAGCCCATCGATTTCGAGCGGTTGCTCATCAAGACTCTCCATTTGGGGGGAAGGAGAGCGGACGCATGA
- a CDS encoding response regulator, which produces MNGIRVLLIDDEVDYTATLGKRLGRRGFSIRTVGGGAEALAALDAEEAEVVLLDIKMAGMDGIKTLQEIKRRHPAVEVIMLTAHANTDIVISSLAMGAFDYLLKPVNLDELAAKIEDGAMRRKHNLELGAR; this is translated from the coding sequence ATGAACGGTATCCGGGTCCTGCTCATCGACGACGAGGTCGACTACACCGCGACCCTGGGCAAGCGGCTCGGCCGCCGAGGTTTCTCCATCCGCACAGTGGGCGGAGGGGCCGAGGCGCTGGCCGCCCTGGACGCGGAGGAGGCGGAGGTGGTCCTGCTCGACATCAAGATGGCGGGCATGGACGGGATCAAGACTCTTCAGGAGATAAAGCGGCGCCATCCGGCGGTGGAGGTGATCATGCTCACCGCCCACGCCAACACGGACATCGTCATATCCAGCCTGGCCATGGGGGCGTTCGACTACCTCCTCAAGCCGGTCAACCTGGATGAGCTGGCGGCCAAGATAGAGGACGGCGCCATGCGCAGAAAACACAACCTGGAGTTGGGCGCCCGCTAG
- a CDS encoding transposase: MNNSHVIPADCTPGTPGGYNALLGDDQAARDYLLGLTWPMGDPFCPRCGHRKVYTLSGERLRCASCKYTFQPFSGRWINSGALSPSEWLRLINLFVEEQSVHQMKKALNLSYNTVYKALTAIRFAILAHAIDARQLLSPATGLDSYIKGNRLTGGPREMRMDTIPVYGILRRDGMVFVDLVPGFQAETLFHFHMNFHLKLIRTGNLVYTDRYKEYHALMFCGNDSLPYEIIRRYDEPPHIDAIEDDFWQYAQSRIKKFRGISCQRFPLYMKELEFRFNNRDECLNEILAAYLCALVPSAE, translated from the coding sequence ATGAACAATTCGCACGTCATACCAGCAGACTGCACGCCGGGAACACCCGGCGGCTATAATGCCCTGCTGGGTGACGACCAGGCCGCGCGCGACTACCTGCTCGGCCTGACCTGGCCCATGGGCGACCCGTTCTGCCCGCGCTGCGGCCACCGCAAGGTCTACACCCTGTCCGGCGAGCGGCTCCGGTGCGCCAGCTGCAAGTACACGTTCCAGCCCTTTTCCGGGCGGTGGATCAACTCCGGCGCCCTGTCCCCGTCCGAATGGCTGCGGCTCATCAACCTGTTCGTGGAGGAACAGTCCGTCCACCAGATGAAAAAGGCGCTCAACCTCTCGTACAACACCGTGTACAAGGCCCTGACCGCCATCCGGTTCGCCATCCTGGCCCACGCCATCGACGCCCGCCAGCTCCTGAGCCCGGCCACGGGGCTGGACTCCTACATCAAGGGCAACCGGCTGACCGGCGGCCCGCGCGAGATGCGCATGGACACCATCCCGGTGTACGGCATCCTGCGCCGCGACGGCATGGTCTTCGTGGACCTGGTGCCCGGCTTCCAGGCCGAGACCCTGTTCCACTTCCACATGAACTTCCACCTGAAGCTCATCCGCACCGGCAACCTGGTATACACGGACCGGTACAAGGAGTACCACGCGCTCATGTTCTGCGGGAACGACTCCCTGCCCTACGAGATCATCCGCCGCTATGACGAGCCGCCCCACATCGACGCCATCGAGGACGACTTCTGGCAATACGCCCAGTCCCGCATCAAGAAATTCCGGGGCATCTCCTGCCAGCGCTTCCCCCTGTACATGAAGGAGCTGGAGTTCCGCTTCAACAACCGCGATGAATGTCTGAACGAGATCCTGGCCGCGTACTTGTGTGCGCTCGTTCCGAGCGCGGAATAG
- a CDS encoding TlpA family protein disulfide reductase gives MRYMLRATIALAIVLYCTPVLAGQPQVGDTIPDFTIAPLAVQGDATLLGLEENRPFKLGDIQTPYVIIEIIGVYCPLCHAMAPSLTRLCKRLKKARLDDRVSLLGIAAGGTSMEVQHIRGKDYIFPVAHDTEYDIYGKLGDPKTPFTMLVDREGTILYTYLGIIPDFDAFFREIQALVK, from the coding sequence ATGAGGTATATGCTCCGGGCGACAATCGCATTGGCAATCGTGCTCTACTGCACACCGGTCCTTGCCGGGCAGCCGCAGGTCGGCGACACGATTCCCGACTTCACCATCGCCCCCCTGGCCGTACAGGGCGACGCGACCCTGCTGGGTCTGGAAGAAAACCGCCCGTTCAAGCTGGGCGACATCCAAACGCCCTACGTCATAATCGAAATCATCGGGGTGTACTGCCCCCTCTGCCACGCCATGGCACCTTCCCTGACCCGGCTCTGCAAGCGGCTGAAAAAGGCCCGGCTCGACGACCGCGTCAGCCTGCTCGGCATCGCCGCCGGGGGAACGAGCATGGAGGTGCAGCATATCCGGGGCAAGGACTACATCTTCCCGGTCGCCCATGACACCGAGTACGACATCTACGGGAAACTGGGCGACCCCAAGACTCCCTTCACCATGCTCGTGGACCGGGAAGGCACGATACTCTACACCTACCTGGGCATCATCCCGGACTTCGACGCCTTTTTCAGGGAAATCCAAGCACTGGTGAAATGA
- a CDS encoding rhodanese-like domain-containing protein, producing MSDPREKPDTPGFGASVVPEDPQSVLDHQLFHLKALYEASSALAVPVTPGDILKTFLRVTMGPLGLAFGFGIVLHVDELTVESIGLEQLVVDQYRKTGFNLVHKFFPGDRPTPTRPEPAILVGEHLRFDPNLPEGTSAVIGISMSEESHAVLGFGPKISGEPYSTEETELLQSLVSILAVTLKKSHAAGCIRDLNTALKKKNERIQQALAESELAQEDLARHAFELQALYETTLELTDINAPEAMLDTFVLSLMGTLSYASGWIGLYGPDRDHAEVAYRGPDPEAPARLDSAKGREAVLAQFVALKDRMPQANHSCLLEDDASRAALPAEADVAVLFALDHGWQGAIGLSAPLSPGTGEPRLDKERKRLLLSLVGTFMVALGNARQLHMIREMNTELAARNRELQATLDELTSAKHEIDVQTEAKERIVGLVHGEVDRVWRASWRDVGLILLAGLALGFLFNFSSPEGIRIIPESLTAPPTATVDALEAERLTRTGKAVIIDARPGDFFIIGHIPGAINLPEELFDFVYSMKLSELEPDVPLLVYGRTISRHYDADVARELILLGHEHVMLIDGGLSAWEDAGLEVAK from the coding sequence ATGAGCGACCCCAGAGAAAAACCGGACACCCCCGGCTTCGGGGCAAGCGTTGTGCCCGAGGACCCGCAGTCGGTGCTCGACCACCAGCTCTTCCACCTGAAGGCTCTGTACGAAGCCTCCAGCGCCCTGGCCGTCCCGGTCACCCCGGGCGACATCCTCAAGACGTTTCTCCGGGTAACCATGGGGCCTCTCGGGCTGGCATTCGGTTTCGGGATCGTACTCCACGTCGACGAGTTGACCGTGGAAAGCATCGGCCTGGAACAACTCGTCGTCGACCAGTACCGGAAAACCGGCTTCAACCTGGTCCACAAGTTCTTCCCGGGGGACAGGCCGACCCCGACCCGGCCGGAGCCCGCCATCCTGGTCGGCGAGCACCTGCGATTCGATCCCAACCTCCCGGAAGGCACCTCCGCCGTGATCGGCATAAGCATGAGCGAAGAGTCGCACGCGGTTCTGGGCTTCGGCCCGAAGATTTCCGGGGAGCCCTACAGCACGGAAGAGACCGAGCTGCTCCAGAGCCTTGTCTCCATTCTGGCCGTGACCCTGAAGAAATCCCACGCCGCCGGGTGCATCCGCGACCTGAACACGGCCCTGAAAAAAAAGAATGAGCGGATACAGCAGGCCCTGGCCGAATCCGAACTGGCCCAGGAAGACCTGGCCAGGCACGCCTTCGAGCTCCAGGCCCTGTACGAGACGACCCTGGAGCTGACCGACATCAATGCCCCGGAAGCCATGCTCGACACCTTTGTCCTGTCGCTCATGGGGACCCTGTCCTACGCCAGCGGCTGGATCGGCCTCTACGGCCCGGACAGGGACCACGCCGAGGTGGCCTACCGCGGTCCCGACCCCGAGGCCCCGGCCCGGCTGGATTCGGCGAAAGGCCGGGAGGCCGTGCTGGCGCAGTTCGTTGCCCTCAAGGACAGGATGCCGCAGGCCAACCACTCCTGCCTGCTGGAAGACGACGCTTCCCGCGCTGCCCTCCCGGCCGAGGCCGACGTCGCCGTCCTCTTCGCCCTGGACCACGGCTGGCAGGGAGCCATCGGGCTGTCCGCCCCGCTGAGCCCGGGGACCGGGGAGCCCCGCCTGGACAAGGAAAGGAAACGCCTTCTCCTCTCCCTTGTCGGCACGTTCATGGTCGCCCTCGGCAACGCCAGGCAGCTTCACATGATCCGGGAAATGAACACCGAACTGGCCGCCCGCAACCGGGAGCTTCAGGCCACCCTGGACGAACTGACGTCCGCCAAGCATGAAATCGACGTCCAGACGGAGGCCAAGGAACGCATCGTCGGCCTGGTCCACGGCGAGGTGGACCGCGTCTGGCGGGCCTCCTGGCGCGACGTCGGGCTCATCCTCCTGGCCGGTCTGGCCCTCGGCTTTCTCTTCAACTTTTCCAGCCCCGAGGGCATCCGGATCATCCCGGAGTCGCTCACGGCACCCCCCACGGCCACCGTGGACGCCCTGGAGGCCGAACGCCTGACCCGGACCGGCAAAGCCGTGATCATCGATGCCCGGCCGGGCGATTTCTTCATCATCGGACACATCCCGGGCGCCATCAACCTGCCCGAGGAGCTGTTCGACTTCGTCTATTCCATGAAGTTGAGCGAGCTGGAACCGGATGTGCCGCTTCTGGTATACGGCCGCACCATCAGCCGTCATTACGACGCGGATGTCGCCCGGGAACTGATCCTGCTCGGGCACGAGCACGTCATGCTCATTGACGGCGGCCTGTCCGCCTGGGAAGATGCCGGACTGGAGGTGGCCAAGTGA
- the fdhD gene encoding formate dehydrogenase accessory sulfurtransferase FdhD — protein MESMHHEIHEYRAGFARKPVTSIREVPLTIVLNGREVVTLLCTAKRPEYLAVGFLKSDAFLSSPDQITDLTVREDENRIVAEVETCHDPWKNRVMERSITSGCGKGTNFGRNVATISKRRLTGDVRITPEQVLALAKELHERSTLYKMTRGCHNSALCTPDKMLLFREDIGRHNAIDMICGQCFLDDVSVDDKLIVSTGRVASEILLKVVRIGIPMLCSTAVATSFSVDLARKTGITLIGNIKEDSFWVYNDAGRIVGY, from the coding sequence ATGGAGTCCATGCACCACGAAATTCACGAGTACCGGGCGGGCTTTGCCCGAAAGCCGGTCACGTCCATCCGCGAAGTGCCGCTGACCATCGTGCTCAACGGACGCGAGGTGGTCACCCTGCTGTGCACGGCCAAACGACCGGAATACCTGGCCGTTGGATTCCTCAAATCCGACGCCTTCCTGTCCAGCCCTGACCAGATAACCGACCTGACCGTGCGCGAGGACGAGAACCGGATCGTGGCCGAGGTCGAGACCTGTCACGACCCCTGGAAGAACCGGGTCATGGAGCGGTCCATCACCTCGGGCTGCGGCAAGGGCACCAATTTCGGGCGCAACGTGGCCACCATCTCCAAGCGGCGGCTGACCGGGGACGTCCGGATCACCCCGGAACAGGTCCTCGCCCTGGCCAAGGAGCTGCACGAGCGCTCCACCCTCTACAAGATGACCCGCGGCTGCCACAACTCCGCCCTGTGCACGCCCGACAAGATGCTCCTCTTCCGCGAGGACATCGGTCGGCACAACGCCATCGACATGATCTGCGGCCAGTGCTTTCTGGACGACGTGTCAGTGGACGACAAGCTGATCGTCTCCACCGGCCGCGTGGCCTCTGAAATCCTGCTCAAGGTGGTCCGCATCGGCATCCCGATGCTCTGCTCCACGGCAGTGGCCACCAGCTTCTCGGTGGACCTGGCCCGCAAGACGGGCATCACGCTCATCGGCAACATCAAGGAAGACAGTTTCTGGGTCTACAACGACGCGGGCCGCATCGTCGGATACTGA
- a CDS encoding response regulator, protein MTDATILIVDDEVGFVETMAKRLEKRNMAVLQAFNGDQAMQRLADNPGVQVVILDMKMPGKDGLVVLQEIKDAYPLVEVIMLTGHATVPSAVEGMQFGAFDYLMKPCSFEDLNKKILEAVALKQEHDGEAVEARVSEIAQRMG, encoded by the coding sequence ATGACTGATGCAACCATCCTTATTGTGGATGACGAAGTCGGTTTCGTTGAAACCATGGCCAAGCGGTTGGAGAAGCGGAACATGGCCGTGCTCCAGGCTTTCAACGGCGACCAGGCCATGCAGCGGCTCGCGGACAACCCGGGCGTGCAGGTCGTGATCCTGGACATGAAGATGCCGGGCAAGGACGGCCTGGTCGTGCTCCAGGAGATCAAGGACGCCTACCCGCTGGTGGAGGTAATCATGCTCACCGGCCACGCCACGGTGCCGTCGGCCGTGGAGGGCATGCAGTTCGGCGCCTTCGATTATCTGATGAAGCCGTGCAGTTTCGAGGACCTGAACAAGAAGATTCTCGAGGCCGTGGCCCTCAAGCAGGAGCACGACGGCGAGGCCGTGGAAGCGCGGGTCAGCGAAATAGCCCAGCGCATGGGCTAG